Within Longimicrobiales bacterium, the genomic segment AGGCACGCAAGCGGCTCCTCGAGTACGACGACGTGATGAACAACCAGCGCGAGGTCATCTACGACCTGCGCCTGTTCGCGCTCGAGGGCGGCGAGGATCTGAAGGGCGAAGTCTGGGAGATGATCGACCAGGCGCTGCGCGACACGGTTGGGGAGTATGCCCCCGAGGGCGAGCATCCGGAGGACTGGGACCTCTATGCGCTCCGCCAGCGCCTCGTGCTCGACTATTTCCTCGTCGTAGAGGAGCTGCCCGCACACGAGGGCGATGAGCACGAATTCGAGGACATCGAGTCGATCGAGGAGCTGGTCGTCGAGGCGGGCCGCGTCGGCTTCAACCGCAAGCTGGAGAGCTGGGGCGAGCACCGGGAGCGGATTCTCGCGTGGGTGATGCTGGGCGTGATCGACGAGAAGTGGCGCGACCACCTCTATGACCTCGACCACCTGAAGGCGTCGATCGGATTCCGCGGCTGGGGCCAGAAGGACCCGCTCATCGAGTACAAGCAGGAGGCGTACTCGATGTTCGTCGACCTGATGAAGGACCTGCGCAAGTCCGTCTCGACGCTGTCGTTCCGCGCGCAGCTGGCCGTGCCGCAGCCCCGCCCGCAGCCGCCGCGGCGGCTGACGCTCAGCGGTCCCAGCGAGACGCCCGATACGCGGCCGTCCACATCGCTGCCGTCGCCCGAGCCGCAGAAGGATGACGCGATATCCTCGGCGATGGGTGGAGCGCGACGGATCGACCCGTCGACTCCCCGCCCGCCGGTACGTCAGCAGGTGACGACGAACCGACCTGCGGACGGTGCGGCGCCGCCGGCGCAGCCGGCGAGCAGCGAGAAGACCGTGGGGCGTAACGACCCCTGTCCGTGCGGCTCGGGCAGGAAGTACAAGAAGTGTCACGGCGCGGGCACGGTCTGACCTTTCACAATCCCGGCACGGGCAGGACCGATGGCAGGTTATGCGATCAGGGAGTGGCCCGTGCTGGAGCGTCCGCGCGAGCGTCTTCTCGCCGAGGGGGCGGGCGCGCTCGCGTCGCGTGAGCTGCTCGCCATCCTGATCGGAAGCGGGCGCGAGGGCTCCTCGGCTATCGATGTCGCAGGTCACCTCCTGCGTTCCGCCGACGGGTCGCTCCGCCGCGTCGCCTCCTCCTCACCCGCCGAGCTCGCCGCGGTCCAGGGGATTGGCCCCGCCGTTGCAGCACGGATAAGCGCTGCCCTGGAGCTGGGGCGCAGGCTCGCGCGGGAGGGGCCGCTCGAGCGCACGCGAATCCGCGGGCCGCGTGACGTGTATGACCTGTGTGCGCCGGCTACGCGCGATCTCACCCAGGAGGAGTTCCGCGTGCTGCTGCTGAACACGCAGCACGCCGTGGTGAGGGAGATCGTGGTCACACGCGGTACGCTCGACGCCTCGATCGTGCATCCGCGCGAGGTGTTTCGTACAGCGATCGCGGAAAGTGCAGCCGCGATGATCCTCGTGCACAATCACCCGTCCGGCGACCCGACGCCGTCGCCGGAGGACCGCGAGGTCACGCGCCAGCTCGCCGAGGCGGGCAGGCTGATCGGGATTCCCGTGCTCGACCACGTGGTCGTCGGTGACGGCCGCTATGTCTCATTCGTTGAAGCGGGACTCGGACTCCCACTCTGACTATGGCAACGACAGCGCCCACACTGAACCGGAACGAAGCGCTCGACGTGCTCCCGCCGCGCCTGCGGGAGTCGGTGGAGGCCTATGCCGATCGGCTGGACCTCGACCTGATCGCGCGCGCATACCGGTTCAGCGAGAAAGCGCACACCGGTCAGAAGCGGGCGTCCGGCGAGGACTACCTCGCGCACTGCATCGAGGTGACCAAGATCCTCGCCGACCTCCATCTGGACACGTTCTCGCTCGCGTCAGGGCTGATCCACGATGTCGTCGAGGATACCGAGATCACGCTCGACGATGTGAAGGTGGAATTCGGCGCCGAGGTCGCGTCGATCGTCGACGGTGTGACGAAGATCGGTAAGGTCCAGTTCCGTTCGACCACGGAGCAGCAGGTGGAGAACTACCGCAAGCTGCTGTTGTCGATGGCGCAGGACGCGCGCGTCATCACCATCAAGCTGGCGGACCGGCTGCATAACATGCGGACGCTGGAGCATCTGAGGACGGACAAGCGACGCCGCATCGCGCTCGAGACACGCGAGATCTACGCTCCGCTCGCGCATCGCCTGGGCATGGCACAGATCCGCTGGGAGCTCGAGGACCTGTCGTTCAAGCACCTGGAGTCGGATGCATACCGGGAGCTGGCGAAGAAGATTGCAGACCGGCGCAGGGAGCGCGAAGACAACATCGAGGCGCTGCGCGCGCCACTGGAAGAGGAGCTGCGTCGGAGCGGCATTCCATGCGAGGTGTACGGCCGGCCGAAGCACCTGTGGTCGATCCACCGGAAGATGGTTCAGCGCGGACGCCCGTACGACGAGATCTACGATCTGATGGCCATCCGCGTCGTCACGGACTCGATCGCGAACTGCTACCATGCGCTCGGCGTCATCCACAACAAGTGGACGCCGCTACAGGAGCGGTTCCACGACTACATCGCGACGCCGAAGTCCAACATGTACCGGTCGCTGCACACGACGATCTTCGGGTCGGGCGGGCGGCTGTACGAGATTCAGATCCGGACCCACGAGATGCACCGCACGGCGGAGTACGGCATCGCGGCGCACTGGCGGTACAAGGAGGGCGAGCGCCGTCCGGCCGACGAAGTGGACGAGACGCTGACGTGGTTCCGCCAGGTCCTGGAATGGCAGCAGGACACGCGCGAGCCGGAGGAGTTCATGGAATTCCTCCGCATCGACCTGTTCCAGGATGAGATCTTCGTATTCACGCCCAAGGGCGACGTCAAGCAGCTGCCGCGCGGTGCGACGCCGATCGATTTCGCGTTCGCGGTTCACACCGAGGTGGGACTTCACTGTTCGGGCTCGAAGGTCAACGGCCGGATCGCTCCGCTGTCGCGCGAGCTGAAGAACGGCGACACGGTCGAGGTCATGACCGACGCGCGGCAGAAGCCGTCGCGCGACTGGCTGGCGTTCGTGAAGACGGCACGGGCGCGCCAGAAGATCCGTCACTGGATCAACCAGATCGAGAACGAGTCGGCGCTGGAGCTGGGATCGGAGCTGTTCACGCGCGAGCTGCGCAAGCTGCGCAAGGAGCGGCCGAAGAACGAGGCGCTGCTCCAGCGCACGGCGGCAGCGCTCAACCAGGACAGCTTCGATGGCGTGCTCGCCGCCCTGGGTCGCGGCGAGATCGGGCCTTCGGCCATCCTCAAGGAGCTGTTTCCGGGCGAGGAGCCCGCGGTCGCGAAGCCCGCCACCGCACTGGAGCGGCTCGTCGAGCGGGTGCGCGGCAACGGCCGCGGCGTGCGTGTACAGGGCCTGGACAACACGCTCGTGCGGTACTCGCAGTGCTGTCAGCCCGTGCCGGGCGACAACGTCATCGGCTACATCACGCGCGGACGCGGCATCTCGATTCATCGCACGGACTGCCCCAACGTGCTCAACCTGTCCGAGCACCCGGAGCGCCGCATCGAGATCGAGTGGGAAGCCGAGTCCAGCGAGCGATTCTTCGTCCGCATAATCGTGGAGGGCACCGACCGCCGCGGCCTGCTCTCCGATATCGCCACCGCAATCAGCGACACGGGCACGAACATCCAGTCCGCCGAGATCAAGTCGAAGGAAGGCGGCATGACCGGATCTTTCGTCGTCGAGGTGCAGGACCTCGCGCACCTGAAGAAGGTCATGAAGTACATCCGTCGTGTGAACGGTGTGCTCGCGGCGGAGCGGAGGGAGCACTTCGCGGGATCGGAGTACGAGAGGTAGGCAGGGGAACTGAACTGCTTTTTCACCACAGAGCACTCAGAGCACTCAGAGAACGGATTTTAAAGAATTATGCGGCGGATTCCGTCTCTGAGAAGGGGTACATTGAAGTTGATGAGCAGCGCTACCGGACAGCGCGTAAGTTTGAGATACGTCATGACGGTGGCCGTGTGAATGCCTTCGATTCGTTCAACCGCTTTCAGTTCGACGATCACACAGTCGTTTACGAGCAGATCGAGTCGGTAGCCGCAGTCCATCTGGACGCCACGATAGACCAGCGGCACCGCCTTCTGTCGCTCTACCGTGAGTCCACGCTGTGCAAGGTCCCACACGAGACAACTCTCGTAGCTGGATTCCAGCAGCCCCGGTCCCAACTCGCGATGAACCTCGATAGCTGCACCGATGATGGATCTGGTTACGTCGTTGATGTCCACTCTGAGTACTCCGAGTGCTCTGTGGTGAATATTCCGTTCGAAGTATGCCGAGCCGCGACGCACGAGGACATGGCCCACAAGGACACTCGCATTACCCTCGGTGACCTCTAGATGTCGAAGTTTGATCTCGTCCTTCCGTTCTCGCCCGCCGGTGACCAGCCGCAGGCGATCGGCGAGCTGAACGCCGGTCTCGCGAGCGGTGAGAAGTTCCAGACACTGCTGGGTGTCACTGGCTCCGGCAAAACGGTGACGATGGCATCCGTCATCGCGCATCACGGCCGGCCCACGCTGGTCATGAGCCACAACAAGACGCTCGCGGCGCAGCTGTATGGTGAGCTGAAGCAGTTCTTCCCGACGAATGCGGTCGAGTACTTCGTCTCGTACTACGACTACTATCAGCCCGAGGCGTATGTCGCGGCGACGGACACGTACATCGAGAAGGACTCGTCGATCAACGAGGACATCGAGCGCTTGCGGCTGCGGGCGACGTCCTCGCTGATGGAGCGCGAGGATGTGATCATCGTCGCATCGGTCTCGTGTATCTACGGCCTCGGCGATCCACGCGAGTACCGCGAGCTCATGCTGATGCTCGAGGTCGGACAGCGTATGGAGCGGCGCGACATCCTGCAGGCGCTGGTGCGTGTGCAGTACTCGCGTAACGATGTGAACTTCGAGCGCGGCACGTTCCGCGTCCGCGGCGACGTGGTCGAAGTGTTCCCGGCCTACGAAGAGCAGGCCATCCGCATCGAGCTGTTCGGCGATGAGATCGAGCGGATCACGCGGTTCGACCCGCTGACCGGCCAGACGATCGTGCGCCTGGAGCGGACGGCGATCTACCCGGCGACTCACTTCGTGTCGCAGCGGAGCACGGTCGAGCGGGCCGTGGTGCGGATCCGGGAGGAACTGGAGGAGCGTCTGCTCGAGCTGCGCGGAGCCGGCAGGCTGCTCGAGGCGCAGCGGCTGGAGCAGCGCACGAACTTCGACATCGAGATGCTGCTCGAGATCGGCACGTGCCCGGGCGTTGAGAACTACTCGCGGCACATCGCGGGACGCGCTGCGGGCGAGCGGCCCGCGTGCCTGTTCGACTACTTCCCGGAAGATTTCCTGCTGATCCTCGACGAGTCGCACGTTTCGGTGCCACAGATTCGCGGGATGTACAATGGCGACCGGGCGCGCAAGCTGAACCTGGTGGAGCACGGCTTCCGTCTGCCGAGCGCGCTCGACAACAGGCCGCTCACGTTCGAGGAGTGGGAGTCGCTGATCGAGCGGGTCATCTTCGTATCGGCTACGCCCGGCGACTACGAGCTGAGGAAGTCGGGCGGAGTGGTCGTTGAGCAGCTGATCCGACCGACGGGCCTGCTGGACCCGGCGATCGACGTGCGGCCGGTGAAGGGTCAGGTCGACGATCTGATCGCGGAGATACGTGAGCGCGAGAAGCGCGGAGAACGCGTGCTCGTGACCACACTGACCAAGCGGATGGCGGAGGACCTGTCGGACTACCTGCAGCAGATCGGCATCCGCGTGCGCTACATGCACTCGGACATCGACACGATCGAGCGCATGGAGATCCTGCGCGACCTGCGACTGGGTCGCTTCGAGGTGCTGGTGGGCATCAACCTGCTGCGTGAAGGACTCGACCTGCCGGAGGTCTCGCTGGTGGCGATCCTCGATGCCGACAAGGAAGGATTTCTGCGCGATGAGCGCTCGCTCATCCAGACGGTGGGGCGCGCGGCACGCAATGCGGACGGCCGCGCCATCATGTATGCCGACCGCATCACGGGCTCGATGCGGCGCAGCATCGACGAGACGAATCGTCGCCGTGAGGTGCAGAAGGAGTACAACGAGGAGCACGGCATCACGCCGCAGACGATCGTGAAGAGCGTGGAGGAGATGATGCTCAGCACGCGGGTCGCGGATGCACGGCTGGAGCGCCGCCCGGCGGCGGGCCACGTCGCGGAGCCGCGCGCCAGCTATGCCGAGGAGCTCAATCTCGAGGAGTACGCGAAGATCCTGGAGCAGGAGATGCGCGAAGCGTCGACCGCACTGGACTTCGAGCGCGCCGCCCGGCTGCGAGACCAGCTGCTCGAGGTGAAGGCGAAGCTCGGCGCGGGCGCAGGATCGCCCCCGTGACGCTGACCGAGCGAGAGCTGGAGGCGTGGGGCGAGCGCGTAGGGTCGGCTGTGGCGACACCGGCGTTCTTCGCCCTGCGCGGCGACCTCGGTGCCGGCAAGTCGGTGCTCGCCC encodes:
- the radC gene encoding DNA repair protein RadC; amino-acid sequence: MAGYAIREWPVLERPRERLLAEGAGALASRELLAILIGSGREGSSAIDVAGHLLRSADGSLRRVASSSPAELAAVQGIGPAVAARISAALELGRRLAREGPLERTRIRGPRDVYDLCAPATRDLTQEEFRVLLLNTQHAVVREIVVTRGTLDASIVHPREVFRTAIAESAAAMILVHNHPSGDPTPSPEDREVTRQLAEAGRLIGIPVLDHVVVGDGRYVSFVEAGLGLPL
- a CDS encoding bifunctional (p)ppGpp synthetase/guanosine-3',5'-bis(diphosphate) 3'-pyrophosphohydrolase, coding for MATTAPTLNRNEALDVLPPRLRESVEAYADRLDLDLIARAYRFSEKAHTGQKRASGEDYLAHCIEVTKILADLHLDTFSLASGLIHDVVEDTEITLDDVKVEFGAEVASIVDGVTKIGKVQFRSTTEQQVENYRKLLLSMAQDARVITIKLADRLHNMRTLEHLRTDKRRRIALETREIYAPLAHRLGMAQIRWELEDLSFKHLESDAYRELAKKIADRRREREDNIEALRAPLEEELRRSGIPCEVYGRPKHLWSIHRKMVQRGRPYDEIYDLMAIRVVTDSIANCYHALGVIHNKWTPLQERFHDYIATPKSNMYRSLHTTIFGSGGRLYEIQIRTHEMHRTAEYGIAAHWRYKEGERRPADEVDETLTWFRQVLEWQQDTREPEEFMEFLRIDLFQDEIFVFTPKGDVKQLPRGATPIDFAFAVHTEVGLHCSGSKVNGRIAPLSRELKNGDTVEVMTDARQKPSRDWLAFVKTARARQKIRHWINQIENESALELGSELFTRELRKLRKERPKNEALLQRTAAALNQDSFDGVLAALGRGEIGPSAILKELFPGEEPAVAKPATALERLVERVRGNGRGVRVQGLDNTLVRYSQCCQPVPGDNVIGYITRGRGISIHRTDCPNVLNLSEHPERRIEIEWEAESSERFFVRIIVEGTDRRGLLSDIATAISDTGTNIQSAEIKSKEGGMTGSFVVEVQDLAHLKKVMKYIRRVNGVLAAERREHFAGSEYER
- a CDS encoding GxxExxY protein, yielding MDINDVTRSIIGAAIEVHRELGPGLLESSYESCLVWDLAQRGLTVERQKAVPLVYRGVQMDCGYRLDLLVNDCVIVELKAVERIEGIHTATVMTYLKLTRCPVALLINFNVPLLRDGIRRIIL
- the uvrB gene encoding excinuclease ABC subunit UvrB is translated as MSKFDLVLPFSPAGDQPQAIGELNAGLASGEKFQTLLGVTGSGKTVTMASVIAHHGRPTLVMSHNKTLAAQLYGELKQFFPTNAVEYFVSYYDYYQPEAYVAATDTYIEKDSSINEDIERLRLRATSSLMEREDVIIVASVSCIYGLGDPREYRELMLMLEVGQRMERRDILQALVRVQYSRNDVNFERGTFRVRGDVVEVFPAYEEQAIRIELFGDEIERITRFDPLTGQTIVRLERTAIYPATHFVSQRSTVERAVVRIREELEERLLELRGAGRLLEAQRLEQRTNFDIEMLLEIGTCPGVENYSRHIAGRAAGERPACLFDYFPEDFLLILDESHVSVPQIRGMYNGDRARKLNLVEHGFRLPSALDNRPLTFEEWESLIERVIFVSATPGDYELRKSGGVVVEQLIRPTGLLDPAIDVRPVKGQVDDLIAEIREREKRGERVLVTTLTKRMAEDLSDYLQQIGIRVRYMHSDIDTIERMEILRDLRLGRFEVLVGINLLREGLDLPEVSLVAILDADKEGFLRDERSLIQTVGRAARNADGRAIMYADRITGSMRRSIDETNRRREVQKEYNEEHGITPQTIVKSVEEMMLSTRVADARLERRPAAGHVAEPRASYAEELNLEEYAKILEQEMREASTALDFERAARLRDQLLEVKAKLGAGAGSPP